ATACCTCTCGTGATCGATGCCTACCTTGCTTTAATAGTGGCGTTGATCAACCTAATCTTTGCCATCCTCGTATTGGTCCGCACTTCCCGCGCCCCCCTATACCTTATCTTATGGCGATTATAAAAGATTTGCCACTGGTTTTGTGATCAATTTGAGTAGCAAATCGAACAGAGATTCATGACGATGATTATAACGGAACTCCATCTCCTTTAGGTAGAGGGGAAAAAGTTTTGGAGACACGCCGTG
The sequence above is a segment of the Thermodesulfobacteriota bacterium genome. Coding sequences within it:
- a CDS encoding DDE transposase, encoding HGVSPKLFPLYLKEMEFRYNHRHESLFDLLLKLITKPVANLL